A stretch of Bombina bombina isolate aBomBom1 chromosome 2, aBomBom1.pri, whole genome shotgun sequence DNA encodes these proteins:
- the LOC128649620 gene encoding gastrula zinc finger protein XlCGF57.1, with protein MENDTISTHGATACETIVDKCPIATLSAELINEKNISLLGTKERKRSQSCANIHSKRVSNRSSLCKRQYCARENHTLENSESNSSVQRSPRSIQKTKQKNKNVDLKKPRYVGSKRKLNVKSKSELFQRPLKRKEQNKCQSNLSTGLRKCTEDESPELSLALFSSHKNDNVETPYNETKCIENLDFQSPESVVEEKPYACSVCGINFSSYLSLARHQKVHTGENPFVCIQCGQSFSHSSHLLTHEKCHAVARPYSCCECRKTFVNRSYLLKHQRTHTGEMPYSCADCGKTFRDSSGLVTHRVIHTKERPFTCIQCGRSFGHVSNLVRHQKLHTGERPFACTDCGKRFAFSSLLVKHQRVHTADMPFSCNDCGKMFRDSSGLVRHQRIHTKEKPFTCTECGKCFAHISNLARHQRIHTGEKPYVCNDCGKGFSIQSNLITHQRLHSGEKPFNCSECEKTFSDGSSLLKHQRSHTKEKPYTCTECGKSFSYSSNHIRHQRLHTGERPYICTECGKRYCDSSALFKHLRAHTGEKPFSCSACGKSFSVHSRLVIHQRFHTGERPYNCTECRKNYRDRSSLVRHFRTHAQENPIEDA; from the coding sequence GTGCAACGGCTTGTGAAACTATAGTAGACAAATGTCCCATTGCTACTCTTTCTGCAGagttaataaatgaaaaaaacatcaGTTTACTTGGAACTAAGGAAAGAAAAAGGAGTCAAAGCTGTGCAAATATACATTCAAAAAGAGTATCAAATAGATCCTCTTTATGTAAAAGACAATATTGTGCTAGGGAAAACCACACTTTAGAGAATTCTGAATCAAATTCTTCTGTTCAGCGTTCACCACGGTCTattcaaaaaacaaagcaaaaaaataaaaatgtggattTAAAGAAACCAAGGTATGTAGGAAGTAAAAGAAAATTGAATGTTAAATCAAAATCTGAACTTTTCCAAAGACCTCTTAAAAGAAAGGAGCAAAACAAGTGCCAATCAAATCTTTCTACAGGTCTTCGTAAATGCACTGAAGATGAATCCCCTGAATTAAGTTTAGCTCTTTTTTCTAGCCATAAAAATGATAATGTGGAAACTCCTTATAACGAGACAAAATGTATAGAAAATTTGGACTTTCAGTCACCTGAATCTGTTGTGGAGGAAAAACCTTATGCATGCTCAGTATGTGGAATCAATTTTAGTAGTTATTTAAGCCTTGCAAGACATCAGAAAGTTCATACAGGGGAGAATCCTTTTGTATGTATACAATGTGGGCAGAGTTTCAGCCATAGTTCTCATCTGTTGACACATGAGAAATGCCATGCCGTAGCAAGGCCGTACTCTTGTTGTGAATGCCGGAAAACATTTGTAAACAGATCCTACCTTCTGAAGCACCAACGGACTCACACAGGAGAGATGCCTTATTCTTGTGCTGATTGTGGTAAAACCTTTAGGGACAGCTCAGGACTTGTTACACACAGGGTTATACACACAAAAGAAAGGCCGTTCACTTGCATACAGTGTGGAAGAAGCTTTGGCCATGTCTCAAATCTTGTTAGACACCAAAAGCTCCACACTGGAGAAAGACCATTTGCCTGCACAGACTGTGGAAAAAGATTTGCTTTTAGTTCACTTCTTGTTAAACACCAACGAGTTCACACTGCAGACATGCCATTTTCTTGTAATGATTGTGGTAAAATGTTTAGAGATAGTTCCGGACTTGTCAGACACCAGAGAATTCATACAAAAGAAAAACCATTCACCTGCACTGAATGTGGAAAATGCTTTGCACACATTTCAAATCTTGCACGCCACCAGAGAATACACACTGGGGAAAAGCCATATGTTTGCAATGATTGTGGAAAGGGATTTAGCATTCAATCAAATCTAATAACACACCAGAGGCTTCATTCTGGAGAAAAGCCATTTAATTGCTCAGAATGTGAAAAAACATTTAGTGATGGCTCAAGTTTACTTAAACACCAGAGAAGTCATACAAAAGAGAAGCCCTACACTTGCACagaatgtgggaaaagttttagCTACAGCTCTAACCACATAAGACACCAAAGACTTCACACAGGGGAAAGACCCTACATATGTACAGAATGTGGGAAACGTTATTGTGATAGCTCTGCACTATTTAAGCACCTAAGAGCTCACACCGGAGAAAAACCATTCTCTTGCTCTGCATGTGGGAAAAGTTTTAGTGTCCATTCGCGGTTGGTTATACATCAAAGATTCCATACAGGGGAGAGGCCATATAACTGTACTGAATGTAGAAAAAATTACCGTGATCGTTCTAGTCTTGTAAGGCATTTTAGAACACATGCACAAGAGAACCCAATCGAAGATGCTTAA